Proteins encoded by one window of Fimbriiglobus ruber:
- a CDS encoding PAS domain S-box protein, which yields MLTRTVDLCAKPSCSSFLSFCKSDRWGHVPKVLKVAFHLSLVAAAVTLSTLLRSSLDPYLGDHHLFVLFLIPVLVTAWYGGWKPAVVAVVLGYLASDYLFIRPRWGLGFESIEHVVGTVFYVGVSVIGIVLSEQVRAARLRAESQADLLRVEITEHELTQEQLRRAKIRLEQRAEERVSELFHATIQIQGEGTARQEAEAKVLRLAAIVASSEDAIIGKDLTSLITDWNTGAEHLFGYTSAEVVGSPATLLALPDATDETVGIVEQLLRGEDVPPYETIRLRKDGREVPVSVRISPILVAGCVVGLSSINRDLTHSKQLAEQLRQAQKMETIGQLAGGVAHDFNNILTIMNGYAEILFEGTQPSDPSRDMLQQICDAGTRAAALTHQLLAFSRKQVLQPRVLNLNETVKSTEKLLRRLIGEDVRLATVMSPNIKPVKVDAGQMEQVILNLSINARDAMPHGGVLTIETSDVALGESYAQMHPEVWPGQYTLLTVSDTGTGMDATTKAHIFEPFFTTKGVGYGTGLSPISTAVN from the coding sequence GTGCTGACACGAACAGTCGACCTTTGTGCCAAGCCCAGCTGTTCATCCTTTTTATCGTTTTGCAAATCGGATCGGTGGGGACACGTGCCAAAGGTGCTGAAGGTTGCATTCCATCTGAGTTTAGTGGCGGCGGCCGTGACCCTGTCTACTTTGCTGAGATCGTCTCTCGATCCATACCTCGGTGATCACCACCTGTTCGTCTTGTTCCTCATCCCTGTGCTAGTAACCGCGTGGTACGGCGGCTGGAAACCGGCAGTGGTTGCAGTCGTTTTGGGTTACCTGGCTTCCGATTACCTCTTTATTCGCCCGCGCTGGGGGCTGGGTTTCGAAAGCATCGAGCACGTGGTCGGGACCGTCTTTTATGTCGGCGTGAGCGTCATCGGGATCGTTCTATCCGAGCAGGTACGTGCGGCCCGTCTCCGTGCCGAATCCCAGGCCGACCTGCTCCGGGTGGAAATTACCGAACACGAATTGACGCAAGAACAGTTACGGCGGGCGAAAATTCGGCTCGAACAGCGGGCCGAGGAGCGAGTCTCCGAGCTGTTCCACGCCACAATCCAGATCCAGGGGGAGGGAACCGCGCGCCAGGAAGCCGAAGCCAAGGTCCTCCGGTTGGCCGCGATCGTTGCGTCGTCGGAAGACGCGATCATCGGGAAAGACCTGACCAGTCTGATCACTGATTGGAACACCGGAGCCGAGCACCTGTTCGGCTACACGTCGGCCGAGGTCGTCGGCAGTCCCGCCACGCTGCTCGCCCTGCCCGACGCGACCGACGAAACGGTTGGAATCGTGGAACAACTCCTGCGGGGCGAGGATGTACCGCCTTACGAGACGATACGGTTGCGGAAGGACGGCCGCGAGGTTCCGGTATCCGTCCGCATCTCACCAATTCTGGTCGCGGGCTGCGTTGTCGGCCTGTCGTCGATCAACCGCGATCTAACGCACTCCAAACAACTTGCCGAACAGTTGCGGCAGGCGCAGAAGATGGAAACCATCGGTCAACTGGCGGGCGGGGTGGCCCACGACTTCAACAACATCCTGACGATCATGAACGGGTACGCCGAGATTCTGTTCGAAGGCACGCAGCCTAGCGATCCGTCGCGGGACATGCTCCAACAGATTTGTGATGCAGGGACGCGAGCCGCGGCGCTGACTCACCAACTGCTGGCCTTCAGTCGCAAGCAGGTTCTCCAACCGCGGGTACTAAACCTGAACGAAACGGTTAAGTCGACCGAAAAATTATTGCGACGGCTGATCGGCGAGGACGTCCGATTGGCCACGGTGATGTCCCCAAATATCAAGCCGGTGAAGGTCGATGCCGGCCAGATGGAGCAAGTCATTCTCAACCTATCGATCAACGCTCGCGACGCCATGCCCCACGGGGGGGTGCTGACCATTGAGACATCCGATGTGGCACTGGGTGAGAGTTACGCCCAGATGCATCCGGAGGTGTGGCCGGGTCAATACACCTTGTTGACCGTCAGCGACACCGGAACGGGGATGGACGCGACGACTAAGGCCCATATCTTCGAGCCATTCTTCACGACGAAGGGGGTCGGCTACGGGACGGGTTTATCGCCGATTTCCACGGCGGTTAATTAA
- a CDS encoding IS701 family transposase, translating into MTEQEIVGVGPAFARYLGRYRDVFRQDRTAAHFDTYCRGLLSDLPRKSIEPIALASGTTVRTLQLFVTTSVWSYDEARTRLHRFVADTLADLPTDPVGTVGVIDETSSRKWGDHTPGVQRQYLGCVGKVDNGIVTVHVGVTHGTFRTLLDADLFLPESWDVDRARCQAAGIPDTVRHHPKWRLALDQLLRANTNGITFDGPTFDEGYGAAVPLLTVLGVMGQRFVGEIPTNFAVRDAAGGPSRRADERLTGGHAERGRVYRLTRQTTRPSVWRVATAIVWVADRKHTLMVARNDATGEIKYFLTNATAEPVARILAVAFRRWTVEHLFRVAKQEVGLMHYEGRDYTGLMRHRTLAVVVLGFVAAHTERLRGEKPRRDDGAGVPGAQRPVRDPVPAATGNRGHPTYQRRNSIPPAAKQASHPIS; encoded by the coding sequence ATGACCGAGCAGGAAATCGTGGGCGTCGGCCCGGCGTTCGCCCGGTATCTGGGCCGGTATCGGGACGTGTTCCGGCAGGACCGCACGGCCGCCCACTTCGACACGTATTGTCGGGGCCTGTTATCCGACCTGCCGCGGAAATCGATCGAACCGATCGCGTTGGCGAGCGGGACGACGGTCCGTACCCTCCAGTTGTTCGTGACGACCTCGGTGTGGTCGTACGACGAGGCCCGGACGCGGTTGCACCGATTCGTGGCCGATACGCTGGCCGATCTCCCGACCGATCCCGTCGGAACGGTCGGGGTGATCGACGAGACGAGCAGCCGGAAGTGGGGGGATCACACTCCGGGCGTCCAACGGCAGTACCTGGGGTGTGTGGGCAAGGTCGACAATGGGATCGTGACCGTCCACGTGGGGGTCACCCACGGCACCTTTCGCACCCTGTTGGACGCCGACCTGTTCCTACCCGAGTCGTGGGACGTGGACCGCGCGCGGTGTCAGGCGGCCGGCATCCCGGACACCGTCCGGCACCACCCGAAGTGGCGGCTGGCCCTCGACCAACTCCTCCGGGCGAACACGAACGGGATCACGTTCGACGGGCCGACGTTCGACGAAGGGTACGGGGCAGCCGTCCCGCTCCTGACCGTGTTGGGCGTGATGGGACAGCGGTTCGTGGGTGAAATCCCGACGAATTTCGCCGTCCGGGACGCGGCCGGGGGCCCCTCCCGGCGGGCCGACGAGCGGTTGACCGGGGGTCACGCCGAGCGGGGGCGAGTGTACCGGTTGACCCGCCAGACGACCCGCCCGTCGGTCTGGCGGGTGGCCACCGCCATCGTCTGGGTGGCCGACCGCAAGCACACCCTGATGGTCGCCCGCAACGACGCGACCGGGGAGATCAAGTACTTCCTGACGAACGCCACGGCCGAGCCGGTGGCTCGGATTCTCGCCGTCGCCTTCCGCCGGTGGACGGTCGAGCATCTATTCCGGGTCGCCAAACAGGAAGTCGGACTGATGCACTACGAGGGGCGGGATTACACGGGGCTGATGCGGCACCGGACCCTGGCCGTGGTCGTCCTCGGATTCGTCGCCGCCCACACGGAGCGGCTCCGGGGGGAAAAACCCAGACGTGACGATGGAGCAGGTGTGCCGGGCGCTCAACGTCCGGTGCGCGATCCTGTTCCGGCGGCGACGGGGAACCGGGGCCACCCAACATACCAGCGACGTAATTCAATACCACCAGCGGCGAAACAAGCAAGCCACCCGATCTCATAA
- a CDS encoding AAA family ATPase translates to MTAPSAEPAPVDTASPPKKGPNILRRIHSRMRRRYPWAVFAGLTVGLGAAAAGYKSSPPAYKSSGLLRITPVALRMLYAQHDVVPSIFDGFVDVQVNIMKSRTVVESVLATPEWEEAVGDKPISAEAFLANLTVTHQVRSELIEVSYTDVNPKRASFGVKLLFREYLRVHGGKAGNQRMAATDERVVQLSADLARLRKEAGEIAHKFGSDDLKELLQAKTQEVNRLETMLKDTEINVILMEAALGNSKDYDAMPVSEIATTDELLRRSIEEESRYETELRQLQKIYGPDHPDVVKVRDNLTDVRKRISDRAIAFRKFRRTSFVNNVGVLEGVPTPAAIDALRMRASKLREMYSQSLEKYLELGRANLRVSNLLEEAKATKDRLADNESKLDSLRVDSSVIGQINVINEGERPGGPAKDKRKMMGAAGGLGGFALGAGAVVALSLRNRKARRSTDLACLGVDVPVLGVLLEVSDAIPDAQQTAAFCIYSLVSTWQTDPELSAARVIAIAGTSRGDGKSELTAALGTALAVTGQRVLIIDFDLIGRRFSSAPDQVTDRATVGLANVLCETRGLAECVTKSWQPNLWILPLGALGNRQRAGLRAESIAAVFKAAAASYDVVLVDTGALSDAIESPIVCREAESTWMVVVRDADALTTRKAVAQLRAAGTPVGAVVFNRGEPCELAGRQAALRAFIEKGALLPDPIPGLGPVTQAVMNATRPSGRVEPIDLALREVEARRSEEAPLLQEGARDRASEVRDRVLGQRFPSRLLQDQDVARLDQNPLPGVFEGPVQTDENGNLHPVPGLSDDRDLTGRREPDPALQKLTAQVVGVKPAVHERPADHGDRFEDVQVPVPGQGERPRREQPAREEQLAPPGLYQNHVPVFQDKVVWVNRERLPDTLADRHPDGPPATPLIRGGVVHAPLRSRHVAVRSPLDNDVVLGLTSRESAGPGQGVEQVVLPGLQVERVAGGPPGLGNERAARTDTGVPAAGPGGGGASVFPEDENVVKTDPE, encoded by the coding sequence GTGACCGCTCCGTCCGCCGAACCTGCACCGGTCGATACCGCTTCGCCTCCGAAGAAGGGCCCGAACATCCTGCGCCGGATTCACTCCCGGATGCGGAGGCGGTATCCGTGGGCCGTCTTCGCCGGCCTGACCGTTGGGTTAGGGGCGGCTGCCGCCGGGTACAAGAGTTCTCCGCCGGCCTATAAAAGTTCCGGGCTGCTACGGATCACGCCGGTGGCCCTCCGGATGCTGTACGCCCAACACGACGTCGTACCGTCCATCTTCGACGGCTTCGTGGACGTCCAGGTCAACATCATGAAGAGTCGGACGGTGGTCGAGTCGGTTCTCGCCACCCCAGAGTGGGAGGAAGCCGTCGGAGACAAGCCGATTTCCGCCGAGGCGTTCCTCGCGAACCTGACCGTGACACACCAGGTGCGGTCCGAACTGATCGAAGTGTCGTATACGGACGTTAACCCCAAGCGAGCCTCGTTCGGTGTGAAGCTTTTATTTCGAGAGTACCTCCGGGTCCACGGCGGGAAGGCCGGGAATCAACGAATGGCGGCCACCGACGAGCGGGTCGTCCAGCTCTCCGCGGACCTCGCACGGCTCCGGAAGGAGGCGGGCGAGATTGCCCACAAGTTTGGGTCGGACGACCTGAAAGAACTCCTCCAAGCCAAGACCCAGGAGGTCAACCGGCTGGAGACGATGCTGAAAGACACCGAAATCAACGTCATCCTGATGGAAGCCGCCCTCGGCAACTCCAAGGATTACGACGCCATGCCGGTGTCCGAGATCGCGACCACAGACGAACTCCTTCGGCGGTCCATCGAAGAAGAATCGCGTTACGAGACCGAACTCCGCCAACTACAAAAAATTTACGGCCCGGACCACCCTGACGTGGTCAAGGTGCGGGACAATCTGACCGACGTGCGGAAGCGCATCAGCGACCGGGCGATCGCATTCCGAAAATTCCGCCGGACGAGTTTCGTGAACAACGTCGGCGTACTCGAAGGGGTTCCAACGCCGGCCGCCATCGATGCGCTCCGCATGCGGGCGTCCAAATTGCGGGAGATGTATTCCCAGTCGCTGGAGAAGTACCTCGAACTCGGCCGGGCGAACCTCCGCGTCAGTAACCTTCTGGAAGAAGCCAAGGCGACGAAAGACCGGCTGGCGGATAACGAATCGAAATTAGACTCGCTCCGGGTCGATTCCTCGGTGATCGGGCAAATCAACGTCATCAACGAGGGCGAACGACCGGGCGGGCCGGCCAAGGACAAGCGCAAAATGATGGGGGCGGCGGGTGGTCTCGGCGGTTTCGCCCTGGGAGCCGGGGCGGTCGTTGCCCTTTCGCTCCGAAATCGGAAGGCCCGCCGGTCGACTGACCTGGCCTGCCTCGGGGTCGACGTACCGGTTCTGGGCGTACTACTAGAAGTTTCGGACGCCATACCGGACGCCCAGCAAACGGCGGCCTTCTGTATCTACAGCCTCGTTTCGACGTGGCAGACGGACCCCGAGCTGTCGGCCGCCCGGGTCATCGCCATCGCGGGCACGTCCCGCGGGGACGGGAAGTCCGAACTGACGGCCGCCCTGGGTACGGCGCTAGCCGTGACCGGGCAACGGGTGCTGATTATCGACTTCGACCTGATCGGCCGGCGGTTCTCGTCTGCGCCCGATCAGGTAACGGATCGGGCCACAGTCGGTCTCGCCAATGTTCTTTGCGAAACACGCGGCCTGGCGGAATGCGTCACTAAGTCCTGGCAGCCCAATCTGTGGATTCTCCCACTCGGAGCGCTCGGCAACCGCCAGCGGGCGGGTCTCCGGGCCGAATCGATCGCGGCAGTGTTCAAGGCGGCTGCCGCGAGTTACGACGTGGTGCTGGTCGACACCGGGGCTCTTTCGGACGCCATCGAATCGCCGATCGTGTGCCGGGAGGCCGAGAGCACCTGGATGGTGGTCGTCCGCGACGCGGACGCCCTGACGACCCGCAAGGCGGTGGCCCAACTACGGGCGGCGGGTACGCCCGTCGGCGCGGTCGTATTCAATCGGGGCGAGCCGTGCGAACTGGCGGGCCGGCAGGCGGCACTGCGGGCCTTCATCGAAAAGGGAGCCCTCCTCCCGGACCCGATCCCCGGCCTGGGCCCGGTCACGCAGGCCGTGATGAACGCTACCCGGCCGTCGGGGCGCGTCGAGCCGATCGACCTCGCGCTAAGGGAAGTTGAAGCTCGTCGTTCCGAGGAAGCTCCCCTGTTGCAGGAAGGGGCCCGCGATCGTGCTTCGGAGGTTCGTGATCGAGTACTGGGCCAACGCTTCCCCAGCCGTCTGCTGCAAGACCAGGATGTCGCCCGGTTGGATCAGAATCCGCTCCCGGGAGTCTTTGAGGGCCCGGTTCAGACTGACGAGAATGGGAATCTGCATCCCGTTCCGGGTCTTTCGGACGACCGTGATCTGACTGGGCGACGGGAACCCGATCCCGCTCTGCAGAAGTTGACCGCTCAGGTTGTTGGTGTTAAACCCGCCGTTCACGAGCGGCCCGCCGACCATGGCGATCGCTTCGAGGATGTCCAGGTCCCGGTCCCGGGGCAGGGGGAACGCCCGCGGCGGGAGCAACCCGCCCGTGAAGAACAACTCGCTCCGCCGGGCCTTTACCAGAACCACGTCCCCGTTTTTCAGGACAAGGTCGTCTGGGTTAATCGCGAACGGTTGCCCGACACGCTGGCGGATCGGCACCCGGATGGTCCGCCGGCCACGCCCCTCATACGGGGTGGGGTCGTCCACGCCCCCCTTCGCTCCCGGCACGTGGCGGTACGCTCCCCGCTCGATAACGACGTCGTTCTCGGCCTCACTTCCCGGGAATCCGCCGGACCGGGTCAGGGCGTTGAGCAGGTCGTTCTCCCCGGCTTGCAGGTCGAGCGGGTAGCCGGCGGCCCGCCGGGTCTCGGTAATGAACGTGCCGCCCGCACCGATACCGGTGTTCCCGCCGCTGGCCCCGGAGGTGGTGGCGCCAGCGTCTTCCCGGAGGACGAGAACGTGGTAAAGACGGACCCGGAGTAG
- a CDS encoding WecB/TagA/CpsF family glycosyltransferase, producing MIAQTTAPSPVPTRPVLSPPTVDVDGLGLHAVTEPEAVEFIVSELDAGRGGWCVTPNLDYLRRYRRCVEFRRLLNEATFRVADGTPLVWAAKLQGTPLPGRVAGSSLISTLAAGAARAGHSIYLLGGEPGAAAGAAAVLAARHPDLVVAGTCSPAVPAVPDRACVAAVAEAIRAAGSPDIVFIGLGSPKTEWLIAELVGQFPRTWWVGVGVSFSFLTGQVRRAPAWVQRIGLEWAFRVSQEPRRLARRYLIDGIPYGCGLLLRAAARRFTGFRPGGAHP from the coding sequence ATGATCGCCCAGACTACTGCCCCGAGTCCGGTCCCGACTCGCCCCGTTCTGTCACCCCCCACGGTGGACGTGGACGGGCTCGGCCTGCACGCCGTCACCGAACCGGAGGCCGTCGAGTTCATCGTCTCCGAACTCGACGCCGGCCGAGGCGGTTGGTGCGTGACGCCGAACCTCGATTACCTTCGCCGCTACCGGCGGTGTGTTGAATTCCGCAGGCTCTTGAACGAGGCCACGTTCCGGGTGGCGGACGGCACCCCGCTGGTCTGGGCCGCCAAGCTCCAGGGAACGCCGCTCCCCGGACGGGTTGCCGGATCTTCCCTGATAAGCACGCTCGCGGCCGGGGCCGCTCGTGCCGGGCACTCGATTTATCTTCTGGGCGGGGAGCCCGGCGCGGCGGCCGGTGCGGCGGCGGTACTTGCCGCGCGACACCCGGACCTCGTGGTGGCCGGTACGTGTTCGCCAGCCGTCCCGGCCGTCCCAGACCGGGCCTGCGTTGCGGCCGTCGCCGAGGCGATTCGCGCCGCAGGGTCGCCAGACATCGTGTTCATCGGCCTCGGGTCGCCCAAGACCGAGTGGCTCATCGCTGAACTCGTGGGTCAGTTCCCGCGAACATGGTGGGTCGGCGTCGGGGTTAGCTTTAGCTTCCTGACGGGCCAGGTCCGGCGGGCTCCCGCGTGGGTCCAACGAATCGGGCTCGAGTGGGCTTTCCGGGTCAGTCAGGAACCCCGTCGACTGGCTCGCCGGTATCTCATCGACGGCATCCCGTACGGCTGCGGGTTGCTACTCCGGGCCGCCGCCCGGAGGTTCACAGGCTTTCGTCCCGGTGGTGCCCATCCGTGA
- a CDS encoding glycosyltransferase family 2 protein, with protein sequence MALTLELLAWAAAVVVAIPLLLLAAETLAAAVRRLRIPPAAADRPRLAVLIPAHNEEDGLSRTLTDVMAQLRPGDRCVVVADNCSDQTAAVARSYGAEVVERSDAVRRGKGYALDAGIRHLSADPPAVLAVIDADCGVGNGALDALAAAAGFGRPVQGINVLYPPPGSGAKARVSAYAFFLKNVIRPLGLSRLGGPCHLFGTGLALPWGLLRHTRLASGNIVEDLQLGVDLTLAGHPPRFLAVPCVTGEFPTGDAAAGTQRRRWEHGHVRTLLRQAPRLVVAGLTRRRPGLVLLGLDLAVPPLSLLGLATLAAAVLAIGAWWLTGAESPIGILLTAIALMAAGQVLAWLRHGRSWIGLFDLVQIPLYVARKFPIYLGLVFRPQQAWVRAARATKATVPADPEPVLR encoded by the coding sequence ATGGCGCTCACACTGGAACTCTTGGCCTGGGCGGCGGCGGTCGTAGTCGCCATTCCGCTCCTGCTTCTCGCGGCGGAAACACTGGCCGCGGCCGTTCGTCGGCTCCGCATCCCTCCAGCCGCCGCCGACCGCCCAAGGCTGGCCGTGCTGATCCCGGCCCACAACGAGGAGGACGGGCTATCCCGCACCCTGACTGACGTCATGGCGCAACTGCGCCCAGGGGACCGGTGCGTCGTGGTGGCTGATAATTGCTCGGACCAAACGGCCGCCGTCGCCCGATCTTACGGGGCCGAGGTCGTTGAGAGGTCGGACGCGGTCCGGCGCGGAAAGGGGTACGCCCTGGACGCCGGCATCCGCCACCTGTCCGCCGACCCGCCGGCCGTGTTGGCCGTCATTGACGCCGATTGCGGGGTCGGCAACGGGGCGTTGGACGCTCTGGCGGCCGCGGCCGGGTTTGGCCGGCCGGTCCAAGGGATTAACGTTCTCTACCCACCGCCCGGGTCCGGCGCCAAGGCGCGGGTTTCGGCTTACGCTTTCTTCCTGAAAAACGTGATCCGCCCGTTGGGCTTGTCGCGACTCGGCGGCCCGTGCCACCTGTTCGGCACCGGGCTCGCGCTGCCCTGGGGGCTGCTCCGCCATACCCGGCTCGCCAGCGGAAACATCGTCGAAGACTTGCAACTCGGGGTCGACCTGACTCTGGCTGGGCACCCGCCCCGATTTCTCGCCGTACCTTGTGTGACGGGCGAATTTCCGACCGGGGACGCGGCGGCCGGTACGCAGCGGCGGCGCTGGGAGCACGGGCATGTCCGAACGCTCCTTCGCCAGGCCCCCCGGCTCGTCGTCGCCGGCCTGACCCGCCGCCGGCCGGGGCTGGTACTGCTGGGCCTCGACCTCGCCGTCCCCCCACTCTCGCTCCTGGGGTTGGCGACACTGGCGGCCGCCGTCCTGGCGATAGGGGCGTGGTGGCTGACCGGTGCTGAAAGTCCCATCGGAATCCTCCTCACGGCGATCGCGCTGATGGCAGCCGGACAAGTGCTGGCGTGGTTGCGGCACGGCCGGTCGTGGATCGGGTTGTTCGATCTCGTCCAAATTCCCCTGTACGTGGCCAGGAAGTTCCCGATTTACCTCGGTCTGGTTTTCCGCCCCCAACAAGCATGGGTCCGGGCCGCCCGCGCCACGAAGGCGACCGTGCCCGCCGACCCTGAACCTGTTCTAAGGTAG
- a CDS encoding glycosyltransferase, whose amino-acid sequence MKVAYLVNQYPQLSHSFIRREIQALERLGVNVVRLSVRHSGTLIDTGDRAEAAKTTAVLGLGRLALLGHVLALLLARPRSWVRGTATAARLARRGGGWVRHLAYFVEACAVARLCRRAGAHHLHAHFGTNPAAVALLSRQLGGPTYSFTVHGPEEFDRPDALSLGEKIGGAAFVVAISDFGRSQLYRWCPLADWPKVRVVRCGVDAVFRSGDPSPVPAVPRLINIGRLSEQKGQLLLVQAAARVRDSGLAFELAVIGDGPLRDVIEAEIARLNLGGIVKLLGSLPGDAVRRELLGSRAMVLPSFAEGLPVVLMEALGLGRPVVTTFIAGIPELVEPGRCGWLVPAGSVDALADAMAAVLTTPDDDLTRMGKVGAGRVGLMHDVDVEASKLAGFFRAHSEEI is encoded by the coding sequence GTGAAAGTCGCTTATCTGGTTAACCAGTACCCGCAGCTGAGCCACAGTTTTATCCGCCGGGAAATCCAGGCTCTGGAACGGCTCGGGGTCAATGTCGTTCGGTTGTCGGTCCGCCACTCAGGGACGCTCATCGACACCGGCGATCGGGCCGAAGCCGCGAAAACGACCGCCGTGCTCGGTCTCGGGCGTCTCGCTCTTCTCGGACACGTCCTCGCCTTGCTGTTGGCCCGGCCCCGAAGTTGGGTACGGGGGACCGCGACAGCCGCTCGACTGGCCCGGCGGGGCGGCGGGTGGGTCCGTCACCTGGCTTACTTCGTGGAAGCCTGTGCCGTCGCCCGTCTCTGTAGGCGGGCAGGGGCGCACCACTTGCACGCCCACTTCGGAACCAACCCGGCCGCCGTTGCACTGCTTTCCCGTCAACTTGGAGGGCCGACGTACAGTTTCACGGTCCACGGCCCGGAGGAGTTCGACCGGCCGGACGCCTTGTCGCTGGGCGAAAAGATCGGCGGGGCGGCGTTCGTCGTGGCGATCAGCGACTTCGGGCGAAGTCAGCTCTACCGCTGGTGTCCGCTTGCCGACTGGCCGAAAGTCCGCGTCGTCCGTTGCGGTGTGGATGCAGTGTTTCGATCCGGTGATCCCAGCCCGGTCCCGGCCGTGCCTCGCCTCATCAACATTGGCCGCCTCAGTGAACAAAAAGGGCAATTGCTGCTCGTGCAGGCTGCCGCCCGGGTGCGCGACAGTGGACTGGCCTTTGAACTCGCGGTGATCGGCGACGGCCCCCTCCGCGACGTGATCGAAGCCGAGATCGCGCGATTGAACCTGGGCGGGATAGTGAAGCTACTCGGCTCATTGCCGGGTGACGCCGTCCGACGGGAACTGCTAGGGTCACGGGCGATGGTTTTGCCGAGCTTCGCGGAAGGGTTGCCCGTGGTGCTAATGGAGGCGCTCGGGCTCGGCCGGCCGGTGGTCACGACGTTCATCGCCGGCATCCCGGAATTGGTCGAGCCGGGCCGGTGCGGGTGGCTCGTGCCGGCCGGGTCGGTTGACGCCTTGGCGGACGCGATGGCGGCCGTCCTGACGACCCCGGACGACGACCTGACGCGAATGGGGAAGGTCGGGGCCGGCCGGGTGGGCCTCATGCACGACGTCGACGTCGAGGCCAGTAAACTCGCCGGCTTCTTCCGCGCTCATTCCGAGGAGATCTGA
- a CDS encoding glycosyltransferase, translated as MNDIGMVVIGRNEGLRLVRCLKSVPDGIPVVYVDSGSTDGSVAAARGLGAEVVELDMSVPFTAARARNAGADRLTEMPAAARVEFVQFIDGDCELVPGWLDAAYAKLSDDARLAVVAGRLRERFPEASIYNRLCDLEWDTAVGPTDACGGIAVVRLEAFREVGGFRPTLIAGEEPELCARMRASGWRLERLPTEMALHDAAMTRFRHWWARAVRAGYAYTEVSALLRDGPTPIWRREVRAIRVWGALLPLAIILSVIFAGWWGLVLVALYPLLALKTYRFARRRWSTRDAALYAGFCVLAKFPQARGQWRYLWGRIVRRPSKIIEYKTPAAAPVGGQP; from the coding sequence ATGAACGACATAGGAATGGTCGTGATCGGAAGGAACGAAGGGCTTCGACTGGTCCGCTGCCTGAAGTCGGTCCCGGACGGGATACCGGTGGTGTACGTCGACTCGGGTTCGACGGACGGGAGCGTGGCCGCGGCCCGCGGACTCGGGGCAGAAGTCGTGGAACTGGACATGTCGGTTCCGTTCACTGCCGCCCGCGCCAGGAACGCCGGGGCCGACCGGCTCACCGAGATGCCCGCGGCCGCCCGGGTCGAATTCGTGCAGTTTATCGATGGCGACTGTGAACTCGTACCCGGTTGGCTCGACGCGGCTTACGCGAAACTGTCGGACGATGCCAGGTTGGCCGTCGTCGCCGGCCGACTCCGGGAACGATTTCCCGAGGCCTCGATTTACAACCGTCTGTGCGACCTGGAATGGGACACCGCGGTCGGGCCGACGGACGCGTGTGGCGGGATCGCAGTTGTCCGCCTCGAAGCATTCCGTGAGGTCGGCGGGTTCCGGCCGACGCTGATCGCCGGGGAAGAACCGGAGTTGTGTGCCCGCATGCGGGCGTCGGGTTGGCGGTTGGAGCGGCTACCGACGGAGATGGCCCTACACGACGCGGCTATGACCCGCTTCCGGCATTGGTGGGCGCGGGCCGTTCGGGCCGGGTACGCCTATACCGAGGTGTCGGCCCTCCTCCGCGACGGCCCGACGCCGATCTGGCGGCGAGAAGTCCGGGCGATTCGCGTCTGGGGAGCGTTGCTTCCCTTGGCGATCATTTTGTCCGTGATCTTCGCCGGCTGGTGGGGCCTGGTGCTAGTCGCTCTGTACCCACTGCTCGCGCTCAAAACCTACCGGTTCGCCCGCCGCCGCTGGTCGACCCGCGACGCCGCCCTGTACGCAGGTTTCTGCGTCTTGGCGAAATTCCCGCAAGCCCGTGGCCAATGGCGGTATTTGTGGGGGCGGATCGTCCGTCGGCCATCGAAAATCATCGAGTACAAGACGCCGGCCGCCGCCCCGGTGGGAGGTCAGCCGTGA
- a CDS encoding serine O-acetyltransferase encodes MTAVLSDPVPRISADAPDWSREKPQRFWDPGRRLLASIRGYQRYRNRGPLGRLVTYVYVLKHRFWSVVSGADVPLNSRLGGGLLLPHPNGVVIHPDSNVGPNCLLFQQVTLGHGGRPAGVPRLGGHVDVGAGAKILGGVVIGDHAKIGANAVVLCDVPAGATAVGIPARIIPALDHEECFE; translated from the coding sequence ATGACCGCCGTTCTATCCGATCCCGTCCCCCGCATTTCGGCTGACGCCCCGGACTGGTCGCGCGAAAAGCCGCAGAGGTTTTGGGATCCAGGCCGGCGTCTGTTGGCGAGTATCCGTGGGTATCAGCGGTACCGAAACCGCGGCCCGCTCGGCCGGCTCGTCACCTACGTGTACGTACTCAAGCACCGGTTCTGGAGCGTCGTCTCCGGGGCCGACGTCCCACTCAACAGCCGGCTCGGCGGCGGCTTGCTGCTCCCGCACCCGAACGGCGTGGTCATCCACCCGGATTCTAATGTTGGGCCGAACTGCTTGCTGTTCCAACAGGTCACGCTGGGCCACGGCGGCCGGCCGGCCGGTGTGCCTCGGCTCGGCGGTCACGTAGACGTGGGGGCCGGAGCCAAGATCCTCGGAGGGGTGGTGATCGGCGACCACGCCAAGATTGGGGCCAACGCCGTCGTCCTGTGCGACGTTCCGGCCGGTGCGACGGCGGTCGGAATTCCAGCCCGGATCATCCCGGCGCTCGATCACGAGGAGTGCTTCGAATGA